One segment of Panicum virgatum strain AP13 chromosome 1K, P.virgatum_v5, whole genome shotgun sequence DNA contains the following:
- the LOC120650021 gene encoding uncharacterized protein LOC120650021 has translation MGVSLAKAVAALMGTCARRLSRAARQLRLRPPRQGLAASFSSSRAIVPFFSGGGVIRKALSSSSSSKSKRRRKAEDDELSFEWEDGVWRKEIMMGERCQPLDFSGAIYYDAEGRRLEQAPPPRSPMRSPLPASAVLAANAGGQ, from the coding sequence ATGGGTGTGAGCCTTgcgaaggcggtggcggcgctgatGGGCACGTGCGCGCGGCGGCTCTCGCGGGCGGCGCGCCAGCTGCGCCtgcggccgccgcggcagggCCTCGCGGCGTCCTTCTCGTCGTCGCGGGCCATCGTGCCGTTCTTCAGTGGCGGCGGTGTCATCAGGAAGGCgctctcgtcgtcgtcgtcgtccaagtcgaagaggaggaggaaggcggaggaTGACGAGCTGAGCTTCGAGTGGGAGGACGGGGTGTGGAGGAAGGAGATCATGATGGGGGAGCGCTGCCAGCCGCTGGACTTCTCCGGGGCCATCTACTACGACGCCGAGGGTCGCCGCCTCGAgcaggccccgccgccgcgctcgccgatgCGCAGCCCGCTGCCGGCGTCCGCCGTGCTCGCGGCCAACGCCGGAGGACAATAG
- the LOC120650032 gene encoding uncharacterized protein LOC120650032 — MGMSLAQAVAALVGTCARRLSRAARRLHHLRPRDDGAAASFSSRAIVPFLGGGVRKALSSSSPTKPKARRRNKAAAAEDAAGDGVWRKEIMMGERCQPLDFSGVIYYDAEGRRLAQPPPPRSPLRSPLPASVKLAANAGGY, encoded by the coding sequence ATGGGGATGAGCCTGgcgcaggcggtggcggcgctggtgggcacgtgcgcgcggcggctgtcgcgggcggcgcggcggctgcacCACCTGCGCCCGCGGGACGACGGGGCCGCGGCGTCCTTCTCGTCGCGCGCCATCGTGCcgttcctcggcggcggcgtgaggaagGCGCTCTCGTCGTCGTCTCCGACCAAGCCcaaggcgaggaggaggaacaaggcggcggcggcggaggacgccgccggcgacggggtgtGGAGGAAGGAGATCATGATGGGGGAGCGCTGCCAGCCGCTGGACTTCTCCGGGGTCATCTACTACGACGCCGagggccgccgcctcgcgcagcccccgccgccgcgctcgccgctgcGCAGCCCGCTCCCGGCCTCCGTCAAGCTCGCCGCCAACGCCGGCGGGTACTAG
- the LOC120650055 gene encoding basic salivary proline-rich protein 1-like isoform X1, whose amino-acid sequence MGCYPPLDKIVSKALGKCNGRDRWRKERLDYALAYPPTEIHYMRPVARTVTFASNNSIYVIPPSPPSQQQQQQCSPEPPQQPQTPPQHEPEQHHDDAPEPQPQAPPPEQPAEAEPPSQTQDAPPPAEPKPPKGPKRGKKKQSGRVRFGPEPPPPQQQEQPQQQQQEEEHDQAQGPRDDSGDAKGQQGPHGAAPAPAPVPAPAQGQGYLLRYTPSPLPRWEATPRRHEYFSGEYRSYYPTPVREGIYRIATDANRLTTIFSEENPNACTIA is encoded by the exons ATGGGTTGCTATCCTCCCTTGGACAAGATCGTGTCCAAAGCGCTAGGAAAATGTAACG GGCGCGACAGATGGAGGAAGGAGAGGCTGGACTACGCCCTGGCCTACCCGCCCACAGAAATCCACTACATGCGGCCGGTGGCGCGCACAGTGACCTTCGCCAGCAACAACTCCATCTACGTGATCccaccgtctccgccgtcgcagcagcagcagcagcagtgctcACCGGAGCCGCCCCAGCAACCCCAAACGCCGCCACAACACGAGCCGGAGCAGCACCACGACGACGCGCCGGAACCCCAACCGCAAGCGCCACCACCGGAGCAACCCGCCGAGGCCGAGCCGCCGTCGCAAACGCAAgacgcgccgccaccggccgagCCGAAGCCGCCGAAGGGCCCGAAACGAGGCAAGAAGAAGCAGTCCGGCCGCGTCCGGTTCGGCCCCGAGCCTCCCCCTCCGCAGCAACAGGAGcaaccgcagcagcagcagcaggaggaggagcacgacCAGGCGCAGGGCCCGCGCGACGACAGCGGGGACGCGAAGGGTCAGCAGGGGCCtcacggcgcggcgccggcgccggcgccggtgccggcgcccGCGCAGGGGCAGGGTTACCTGCTCCGGTacacgccgtcgccgctgccgaggtGGGaggcgacgccgcggcggcacgAGTACTTCTCCGGGGAGTACCGGAGCTACTACCCGACGCCGGTGCGCGAGGGCATCTACCGCATCGCCACCGACGCCAACAGGCTCACCACCATCTTCAGCGAGGAGAATCCCAACGCCTGCACGATCGCCTga
- the LOC120650055 gene encoding basic salivary proline-rich protein 1-like isoform X2: protein MRPVARTVTFASNNSIYVIPPSPPSQQQQQQCSPEPPQQPQTPPQHEPEQHHDDAPEPQPQAPPPEQPAEAEPPSQTQDAPPPAEPKPPKGPKRGKKKQSGRVRFGPEPPPPQQQEQPQQQQQEEEHDQAQGPRDDSGDAKGQQGPHGAAPAPAPVPAPAQGQGYLLRYTPSPLPRWEATPRRHEYFSGEYRSYYPTPVREGIYRIATDANRLTTIFSEENPNACTIA from the coding sequence ATGCGGCCGGTGGCGCGCACAGTGACCTTCGCCAGCAACAACTCCATCTACGTGATCccaccgtctccgccgtcgcagcagcagcagcagcagtgctcACCGGAGCCGCCCCAGCAACCCCAAACGCCGCCACAACACGAGCCGGAGCAGCACCACGACGACGCGCCGGAACCCCAACCGCAAGCGCCACCACCGGAGCAACCCGCCGAGGCCGAGCCGCCGTCGCAAACGCAAgacgcgccgccaccggccgagCCGAAGCCGCCGAAGGGCCCGAAACGAGGCAAGAAGAAGCAGTCCGGCCGCGTCCGGTTCGGCCCCGAGCCTCCCCCTCCGCAGCAACAGGAGcaaccgcagcagcagcagcaggaggaggagcacgacCAGGCGCAGGGCCCGCGCGACGACAGCGGGGACGCGAAGGGTCAGCAGGGGCCtcacggcgcggcgccggcgccggcgccggtgccggcgcccGCGCAGGGGCAGGGTTACCTGCTCCGGTacacgccgtcgccgctgccgaggtGGGaggcgacgccgcggcggcacgAGTACTTCTCCGGGGAGTACCGGAGCTACTACCCGACGCCGGTGCGCGAGGGCATCTACCGCATCGCCACCGACGCCAACAGGCTCACCACCATCTTCAGCGAGGAGAATCCCAACGCCTGCACGATCGCCTga
- the LOC120650041 gene encoding protease Do-like 7 isoform X1, which yields MESPAKEDAGGELAMEIESSVMAEDWRRALSRVVPSVVVLRTTAPRAFDTEVAGASYATGFVVDKSRGIILTNRHVVKPGPVVAEAMFVNREEIPVYPVYRDPVHDFGFFRYDPGAVKFLKYDEIPLAPEAASVGLEIRVVGNDSGEKVSILAGTLARLDREAPYYKKDGYNDFNTFYMQAASGTKGGSSGSPVVDCQGRAVALNAGSKSSSASAFFLPLERVVRALNLIRDSWDGFGTKPESVYIPRGTLQATFQHKGFEETRRLGLRNETEQMVRVVSPAGETGMLVVDSVVPEGPAHKHLEPGDVLVRINEEVVTQFLRLETLLDDSVGRKIDLEIERGGVPLTVKLQVEDLHSITPNHFLEVSGAVIHPLSYQQARNFRFKCGLVYVAEAGYMLSRASVPRHAIIKKLAGEDIANLDDLIAVLSKLARGSRVPLEYVRYTDRHRNKSVLVTIDQHEWYAPPQLYTRNDATGLWTAKPAIASESPFLASAHHANHVDTNSNSVPSLSESSPMDLKCQYDSENLADGCIKMQTDDEIVVDGSHSSEDSLVEKKRRRVDEEIAAEGTLPSYGDLEDVKGDLLRHPSNGEGSDLARTISSNASLAEQVIEPALVMFEVHVPPVCMLDGVHSQHFFGTGVVIHHSDCLGLVAVDRNTVAVSISDIMLSFAAYPIEIPGEVVFLHPVHNFALVAYDPSALGAGASVVRAAKLLPEPALRRGDSVYLVGLSRSLQATSRKSIITNPCTAVNIGSADCPRYRAINMEVIELDTDFGSSFSGILTDEQGRVQALWASFSTQLKYGCSSSEDHQFVRGIPIYAISQVLEKIISGTRGPFRLINGMKRPMPFVRLLEVELYPTLLSKARSYGLSDNWVQALAKKDPVRRQVLRVKGCLAGSKAENLLEQGDMILAINKEPITCFLDIEKACQELDQSIGSDGVLNMTIFRQGKEIDLIVGTDVRDGNGTTRMVNWCGCIIQDPHSAVRALGFLPEEGHGVYVARWCHGSPVHRYGLYALQWIIEINGQPTPDLETFIQVVKGLEDGEFVRVRTVHLNGKPRVLTLKQDLHYWPTWELSFEPETATWRRRTIKALQSTTS from the exons ATGGAGAGCCCCGCCAAGGAGGACGCCGGCGGGGAGCTCGCGATGGAGATCGAGTCGTCGGTCATGGCGGAGGACTGGCGCCGCGCGCTCTCCCGCGTCGTGCCctccgtcgtcgtcctccgcaccaccgcgccgcgcgcctTCGACACCGAGGTGGCGGGCGCCAGCTACGCCACGGGGTTCGTCGTCGACAAGTCCCGCGGCATCATCCTCACCAACCGCCACGTCGTCAAGCCGG GGCCTGTGGTCGCGGAGGCCATGTTCGTGAACAGGGAAGAGATCCCCGTGTACCCCGTGTACAGAGATCCT GTACATGATTTTGGTTTTTTTCGCTATGATCCAGGTGCCGTTAAGTTTCTTAAGTATGATGAGATTCCGCTGGCACCTGAAGCGGCATCAGTTGGGCTAGAAATCAGGGTTGTCGGAAATGACAGCGGCGAAAAG GTTTCAATTTTGGCTGGAACACTTGCTCGACTTGATAGAGAAGCGCCTTACTACAAGAA GGATGGATACAACGATTTCAATACATTCTATATGCAG GCCGCATCTGGTACTAAAGGTGGCTCTAGTGGCTCCCCTGTTGTTGATTGCCAAGGAAGGGCTGTTGCCCTGAATGCTGGAAGCAAATCTTCCAGTGCTtctgccttcttccttccattaGAACGT GTTGTTAGAGCACTGAATTTGATACGCGATAGTTGGGATGGATTTGGTACCAAGCCAGAATCCGTTTATATTCCACGCGGTACACTCCAG GCGACCTTTCAACACAAAGGATTTGAAGAAACCCGACGTCTTGGCCTCCGCAATGAAACAGAGCAG ATGGTGCGTGTAGTTTCTCCAGCAGGCGAGACTGGAATGCTGGTTGTTGATTCAGTG GTGCCTGAAGGCCCTGCTCATAAACATTTGGAACCTGGTGATGTTCTAGTTCGCATCAATGAGGAG GTTGTAACACAGTTTCTTAGACTGGAGACTTTACTTGATGATAGTGTTGGCAGGAAGATTGATTTGGAGATAGAAAGAGGCGGAGTTCCTTTAACAGTAAAGTTGCAG GTTGAGGATTTGCACTCAATAACTCCAAATCATTTCTTGGAAGTTAGTGGTGCTGTCATCCATCCACTTTCATATCAGCAG GCTAGAAACTTCCGATTCAAATGTGGTCTCGTATATGTTGCGGAAGCAGG GTACATGCTCTCTCGAGCATCTGTTCCACGCCATGCAATTATCAAAAAACTTGCAGGAGAGGATATTGCAAATTTAGATGATCTTATTGCAGTTCTTTCAAAATTGGCTAGGGGATCACGAGTGCCTCTAGAATATGTAAGATACACTGATCGTCACCGGAACAAG TCTGTACTGGTGACAATTGATCAGCATGAATGGTACGCGCCACCTCAGTTATATACTCGGAATGATGCGACTGGCTTGTGGACTGCAAAACCAGCTATAGCATCGGAATCTCCATTTTTAGCTTCAGCTCACCATGCTAATCATGTGGACACAAACTCGAACTCTGTTCCGTCTTTATCCGAATCTAGTCCTATGGATCTCAAGTGCCAGTATGATTCTGAGAATTTGGCAGATGGATGCATCAAGATGCAAACTGATGATGAGATTGTCGTAGATGGATCTCACTCTAGCGAAGATTCTCTTGTTGAGAAAAAAAGGCGACGTGTGGATGAGGAGATTGCTGCTGAGGGAACTTTACCATCTTATGGAGACCTAGAGGATGTAAAAGGTGATCTTTTGAGGCATCCTTCCAATGGTGAAGGCTCTGACCTTGCTCGAACAATATCAAGTAATGCTTCATTGGCAGAACAAGTAATCGAACCAGCCCTTGTAATGTTTGAG GTGCATGTGCCACCAGTTTGCATGCTTGATGGAGTGCACTCTCAACATTTCTTTGGAACTGGGGTTGTAATACATCATTCTGACTGTCTCGGTCTGGTAGCTGTTGATAGAAATACAGTTGCTGTATCTATCTCAGATATAATGCTCTCATTTGCTGCATATCCCATTGAAATACCAGGGGAG GTTGTTTTCCTGCATCCTGTTCACAACTTCGCACTGGTGGCTTATGATCCTTCTGCACTAGGAGCTGGAGCATCTGTTGTCCGGGCTGCTAAGCTTCTACCAG AACCTGCTTTGCGACGAGGAGATTCTGTCTATCTAGTTGGGCTAAGTAGAAGCTTACAAGCCACATCAAGGAAATCAATCATAACTAATCCTTGCACAGCTGTTAATATTGGGTCAGCTGATTGCCCACGATACCGTGCAATAAATATGGAGGTCATTGAACTCGATACTG ATTTTGGTAGCTCATTTTCGGGCATCTTGACTGATGAGCAAGGAAGAGTTCAAGCATTATGGGCAAGCTTTTCTACCCAG CTGAAATATGGTTGCAGCAGTTCAGAGGACCATCAGTTTGTTAGAGGCATACCGATATATGCAATAAgtcaagtacttgagaagattaTCTCTGGTACTCGAGGACCTTTTCGACTTATCAATGGAATGAAGAGGCCAATGCCATTTGTCAGGCTCTTGGAGGTAGAACTTTATCCAACTTTGCTGTCCAAGGCGAGAAGTTATGGATTGAGTGATAACTGGGTGCAG GCCCTTGCGAAGAAGGATCCTGTCCGTAGACAGGTCTTGCGGGTGAAAGGTTGTTTGGCTGGATCGAAAGCTGAAAATCTTCTAGAGCAGGGAGATATGATTCTTGCTATCAACAAGGAGCCAATTACATGCTTCCTTGACATTGAGAAGGCTTGCCAAGAGTTAGACCAATCCATTGGGTCAGATGGAGTGCTGAACATGACAATATTCCGTCAG GGAAAAGAAATTGACCTAATTGTTGGAACTGATGTAAGAGATGGCAATGGTACAACCCGAATGGTTAATTGGTGTGGATGCATTATCCAGGATCCTCATTCAGCAGTGCGTGCACTTGGCTTTTTGCCAGAAGAAGGTCATGGAGTTTATGTGGCGAG ATGGTGTCACGGAAGTCCAGTACatagatatggtctctatgctCTCCAGTGGATCATTGAAATTAATGGGCAGCCAACTCCAGATCTGGAAACCTTTATACAGGTGGTGAAG GGCCTGGAAGATGGTGAATTTGTTAGGGTAAGGACCGTCCATTTGAATGGAAAGCCTCGTGTACTTACTCTGAAACAGGACCTTCACTACTGGCCTACCTGGGAGCTTAGCTTTGAGCCAGAAACTGCCACATGGCGGAGGAGAACAATAAAAGCGTTGCAATCAACTACGTCCTGA
- the LOC120650041 gene encoding protease Do-like 7 isoform X2: MQAASGTKGGSSGSPVVDCQGRAVALNAGSKSSSASAFFLPLERVVRALNLIRDSWDGFGTKPESVYIPRGTLQATFQHKGFEETRRLGLRNETEQMVRVVSPAGETGMLVVDSVVPEGPAHKHLEPGDVLVRINEEVVTQFLRLETLLDDSVGRKIDLEIERGGVPLTVKLQVEDLHSITPNHFLEVSGAVIHPLSYQQARNFRFKCGLVYVAEAGYMLSRASVPRHAIIKKLAGEDIANLDDLIAVLSKLARGSRVPLEYVRYTDRHRNKSVLVTIDQHEWYAPPQLYTRNDATGLWTAKPAIASESPFLASAHHANHVDTNSNSVPSLSESSPMDLKCQYDSENLADGCIKMQTDDEIVVDGSHSSEDSLVEKKRRRVDEEIAAEGTLPSYGDLEDVKGDLLRHPSNGEGSDLARTISSNASLAEQVIEPALVMFEVHVPPVCMLDGVHSQHFFGTGVVIHHSDCLGLVAVDRNTVAVSISDIMLSFAAYPIEIPGEVVFLHPVHNFALVAYDPSALGAGASVVRAAKLLPEPALRRGDSVYLVGLSRSLQATSRKSIITNPCTAVNIGSADCPRYRAINMEVIELDTDFGSSFSGILTDEQGRVQALWASFSTQLKYGCSSSEDHQFVRGIPIYAISQVLEKIISGTRGPFRLINGMKRPMPFVRLLEVELYPTLLSKARSYGLSDNWVQALAKKDPVRRQVLRVKGCLAGSKAENLLEQGDMILAINKEPITCFLDIEKACQELDQSIGSDGVLNMTIFRQGKEIDLIVGTDVRDGNGTTRMVNWCGCIIQDPHSAVRALGFLPEEGHGVYVARWCHGSPVHRYGLYALQWIIEINGQPTPDLETFIQVVKGLEDGEFVRVRTVHLNGKPRVLTLKQDLHYWPTWELSFEPETATWRRRTIKALQSTTS; this comes from the exons ATGCAG GCCGCATCTGGTACTAAAGGTGGCTCTAGTGGCTCCCCTGTTGTTGATTGCCAAGGAAGGGCTGTTGCCCTGAATGCTGGAAGCAAATCTTCCAGTGCTtctgccttcttccttccattaGAACGT GTTGTTAGAGCACTGAATTTGATACGCGATAGTTGGGATGGATTTGGTACCAAGCCAGAATCCGTTTATATTCCACGCGGTACACTCCAG GCGACCTTTCAACACAAAGGATTTGAAGAAACCCGACGTCTTGGCCTCCGCAATGAAACAGAGCAG ATGGTGCGTGTAGTTTCTCCAGCAGGCGAGACTGGAATGCTGGTTGTTGATTCAGTG GTGCCTGAAGGCCCTGCTCATAAACATTTGGAACCTGGTGATGTTCTAGTTCGCATCAATGAGGAG GTTGTAACACAGTTTCTTAGACTGGAGACTTTACTTGATGATAGTGTTGGCAGGAAGATTGATTTGGAGATAGAAAGAGGCGGAGTTCCTTTAACAGTAAAGTTGCAG GTTGAGGATTTGCACTCAATAACTCCAAATCATTTCTTGGAAGTTAGTGGTGCTGTCATCCATCCACTTTCATATCAGCAG GCTAGAAACTTCCGATTCAAATGTGGTCTCGTATATGTTGCGGAAGCAGG GTACATGCTCTCTCGAGCATCTGTTCCACGCCATGCAATTATCAAAAAACTTGCAGGAGAGGATATTGCAAATTTAGATGATCTTATTGCAGTTCTTTCAAAATTGGCTAGGGGATCACGAGTGCCTCTAGAATATGTAAGATACACTGATCGTCACCGGAACAAG TCTGTACTGGTGACAATTGATCAGCATGAATGGTACGCGCCACCTCAGTTATATACTCGGAATGATGCGACTGGCTTGTGGACTGCAAAACCAGCTATAGCATCGGAATCTCCATTTTTAGCTTCAGCTCACCATGCTAATCATGTGGACACAAACTCGAACTCTGTTCCGTCTTTATCCGAATCTAGTCCTATGGATCTCAAGTGCCAGTATGATTCTGAGAATTTGGCAGATGGATGCATCAAGATGCAAACTGATGATGAGATTGTCGTAGATGGATCTCACTCTAGCGAAGATTCTCTTGTTGAGAAAAAAAGGCGACGTGTGGATGAGGAGATTGCTGCTGAGGGAACTTTACCATCTTATGGAGACCTAGAGGATGTAAAAGGTGATCTTTTGAGGCATCCTTCCAATGGTGAAGGCTCTGACCTTGCTCGAACAATATCAAGTAATGCTTCATTGGCAGAACAAGTAATCGAACCAGCCCTTGTAATGTTTGAG GTGCATGTGCCACCAGTTTGCATGCTTGATGGAGTGCACTCTCAACATTTCTTTGGAACTGGGGTTGTAATACATCATTCTGACTGTCTCGGTCTGGTAGCTGTTGATAGAAATACAGTTGCTGTATCTATCTCAGATATAATGCTCTCATTTGCTGCATATCCCATTGAAATACCAGGGGAG GTTGTTTTCCTGCATCCTGTTCACAACTTCGCACTGGTGGCTTATGATCCTTCTGCACTAGGAGCTGGAGCATCTGTTGTCCGGGCTGCTAAGCTTCTACCAG AACCTGCTTTGCGACGAGGAGATTCTGTCTATCTAGTTGGGCTAAGTAGAAGCTTACAAGCCACATCAAGGAAATCAATCATAACTAATCCTTGCACAGCTGTTAATATTGGGTCAGCTGATTGCCCACGATACCGTGCAATAAATATGGAGGTCATTGAACTCGATACTG ATTTTGGTAGCTCATTTTCGGGCATCTTGACTGATGAGCAAGGAAGAGTTCAAGCATTATGGGCAAGCTTTTCTACCCAG CTGAAATATGGTTGCAGCAGTTCAGAGGACCATCAGTTTGTTAGAGGCATACCGATATATGCAATAAgtcaagtacttgagaagattaTCTCTGGTACTCGAGGACCTTTTCGACTTATCAATGGAATGAAGAGGCCAATGCCATTTGTCAGGCTCTTGGAGGTAGAACTTTATCCAACTTTGCTGTCCAAGGCGAGAAGTTATGGATTGAGTGATAACTGGGTGCAG GCCCTTGCGAAGAAGGATCCTGTCCGTAGACAGGTCTTGCGGGTGAAAGGTTGTTTGGCTGGATCGAAAGCTGAAAATCTTCTAGAGCAGGGAGATATGATTCTTGCTATCAACAAGGAGCCAATTACATGCTTCCTTGACATTGAGAAGGCTTGCCAAGAGTTAGACCAATCCATTGGGTCAGATGGAGTGCTGAACATGACAATATTCCGTCAG GGAAAAGAAATTGACCTAATTGTTGGAACTGATGTAAGAGATGGCAATGGTACAACCCGAATGGTTAATTGGTGTGGATGCATTATCCAGGATCCTCATTCAGCAGTGCGTGCACTTGGCTTTTTGCCAGAAGAAGGTCATGGAGTTTATGTGGCGAG ATGGTGTCACGGAAGTCCAGTACatagatatggtctctatgctCTCCAGTGGATCATTGAAATTAATGGGCAGCCAACTCCAGATCTGGAAACCTTTATACAGGTGGTGAAG GGCCTGGAAGATGGTGAATTTGTTAGGGTAAGGACCGTCCATTTGAATGGAAAGCCTCGTGTACTTACTCTGAAACAGGACCTTCACTACTGGCCTACCTGGGAGCTTAGCTTTGAGCCAGAAACTGCCACATGGCGGAGGAGAACAATAAAAGCGTTGCAATCAACTACGTCCTGA